In Candidatus Roseilinea sp., one DNA window encodes the following:
- a CDS encoding glycosyl transferase family 1: MARITIDYTPAIHQDAGIARLTREVVRAVLASGAPHEFRLFVMGRPAPGVPLSNLMNTRELPLHVSRMTDRWLYRLWFRANVRAPVQLFSGPCDLYHATDFVLPPLRDRVPGVLTVHDLSFERDPDAAPPRLISFLKRVVPDSARRATHIIADSHATARDLTALYGVPPEKITVIHSGVDGRFTPYRDTLYMQRRRAYVLKKYGIGDAPFILTVGTMQRRKNHLRLVQAFAKLIGSRHDSQIPVLVIAGGKGWLYDEVHAEVQRLGLGDRVKFIGYVEDMDLPHLYRAAAVFAFPSTYEGFGLPPLEAMASGVPVVTSNVSSLPEVVGDAGLQVDPLDVDALAGALEQALNDEVWRRHCIARGLARAAQFNWQRAAEQLLAVYERVLRQ, from the coding sequence GTGGCGCGCATCACGATTGACTATACACCGGCCATCCACCAGGACGCGGGCATTGCGCGTCTGACGCGCGAGGTTGTGCGCGCCGTGCTGGCATCGGGCGCGCCCCATGAATTCCGCCTGTTCGTCATGGGCCGGCCCGCGCCCGGTGTGCCGCTCTCCAACCTGATGAACACGCGCGAGTTGCCGCTGCACGTCTCGCGCATGACCGACCGCTGGCTCTACCGGCTGTGGTTCCGCGCCAACGTGCGCGCACCGGTGCAGCTCTTCAGCGGCCCGTGCGACCTGTATCACGCCACCGACTTCGTGCTGCCGCCGCTGCGTGACCGCGTGCCGGGTGTGCTGACCGTGCACGACCTCTCGTTCGAGCGCGACCCCGACGCTGCGCCGCCGCGCCTGATCTCCTTTCTCAAGCGCGTTGTGCCCGATTCGGCGCGGCGCGCGACGCACATCATTGCCGATTCGCACGCCACCGCGCGCGACCTGACGGCGCTTTACGGCGTGCCGCCGGAGAAGATCACCGTCATTCACAGCGGCGTGGACGGGCGATTCACACCCTATCGCGATACGCTCTACATGCAGCGCCGGCGCGCCTATGTGCTGAAGAAATACGGCATCGGCGACGCGCCGTTCATCCTCACTGTCGGCACGATGCAGCGGCGCAAGAATCACTTACGCTTAGTTCAGGCTTTCGCCAAGCTCATCGGCTCGAGACATGATTCCCAAATTCCTGTGCTCGTCATCGCCGGCGGCAAGGGCTGGCTGTACGACGAGGTGCACGCCGAGGTGCAGCGGCTCGGCTTGGGCGATCGGGTCAAGTTCATCGGCTATGTGGAGGATATGGACCTGCCGCACCTGTACCGCGCAGCGGCAGTCTTCGCCTTTCCCTCGACCTACGAGGGCTTCGGCCTGCCGCCGTTGGAGGCGATGGCAAGCGGCGTGCCGGTCGTCACTTCCAACGTCTCGTCGCTGCCGGAGGTGGTCGGCGACGCCGGCTTGCAAGTGGATCCGCTCGACGTAGACGCGCTGGCCGGCGCCCTTGAGCAGGCGCTGAACGACGAGGTTTGGCGGCGACACTGCATCGCGCGTGGGCTGGCGCGCGCCGCGCAGTTCAATTGGCAACGCGCCGCCGAGCAACTCCTGGCCGTGTATGAGCGTGTGCTGCGGCAGTAG
- a CDS encoding peptidase S9 gives MKPITPESLYDIVLLDDVRVSPDGSYAAFVRIGVDRSGNKYNRTIWIKDLTDRRAPARPLTASVKDGSPRWSPDGRYLAFISTRDEKPQVFVLPMHEPGEARSVTTHPNGIEAFEWSPDGRRIAFTARMRADECAQEDEKAAKDEGRKTEDGSQESVAFKDAWELKREKEQKQREEEMRLDPRVISRVPYRTGTTFIEDRYAHIYVVDVPASFVEPNSTKAFRLTPNDTVANFAPPAWSADGKTIYSAYTRDPDSGDMFRYADLVRFAAGNADPNARGFVRMPLANYTCYTPTPSPDGRWLAFDRSFEDPTAYQPGTLAIVPLLPDGAADMDHLIDLTDVLDRSLVAFAWSPDGRFLYFTLNKDGAINLWRARIPRTPRARRIEIQQVTDAVHEVNGFSALADGRVVFIASTPDDPSALYELDLRGRIRPLYRPNDKFLAEHGVGHVATVRYRSDGRTIQGWVITPPDFDPGKKYPLIVQMHGGPHVMWGAATRSIWHEFQAMTAAGYVVFYCNPRGSDGYGRDFWHANRGDWGDGPMRDVLRGVDLVAGRDYIDAERMCLTGGSYAGYLTAWIIGRDHRFAAACAQRGVYNLVSMRNTTDIPFFNDREMGGITPWDDVQALWDKSPISLVPNMRTPLLIEHSEQDYRVPIEQAEQLFQAMRLQKKTVELVRWPREGHELSRNGEPKHRVERIQRILRWFNTYARREQ, from the coding sequence ATGAAGCCCATCACCCCCGAAAGCCTGTATGATATCGTCCTACTCGACGACGTGCGCGTTTCGCCCGATGGCAGCTACGCTGCCTTCGTGCGCATCGGCGTGGATCGCAGCGGCAATAAGTACAACCGCACGATCTGGATCAAAGATCTGACCGACCGGCGCGCGCCGGCGCGCCCGCTCACCGCCAGCGTCAAAGATGGATCGCCACGTTGGTCACCGGACGGCCGCTATCTCGCCTTCATCTCGACGCGCGACGAGAAGCCGCAGGTGTTCGTCTTGCCCATGCACGAACCGGGCGAAGCGCGTAGCGTCACGACACACCCCAACGGCATCGAGGCGTTCGAATGGTCGCCCGATGGCCGGCGCATCGCGTTTACCGCCCGCATGCGCGCCGATGAGTGTGCGCAGGAAGACGAAAAGGCCGCCAAAGACGAAGGACGCAAGACGGAAGACGGGAGTCAGGAGTCAGTTGCCTTCAAAGACGCCTGGGAACTGAAGCGCGAGAAGGAGCAAAAGCAACGCGAAGAAGAGATGCGGCTCGACCCGCGCGTGATCTCGCGTGTGCCTTACCGCACCGGCACGACTTTTATCGAAGACCGCTATGCCCATATCTACGTGGTAGACGTGCCGGCGTCCTTTGTCGAGCCGAACAGCACAAAGGCCTTTCGCCTGACGCCGAACGACACCGTCGCTAACTTTGCCCCGCCGGCGTGGTCGGCCGATGGCAAGACGATCTATAGCGCCTATACCCGCGATCCAGACTCCGGCGACATGTTCCGCTACGCCGATCTGGTTCGATTCGCTGCCGGCAATGCCGACCCGAACGCGCGCGGCTTTGTGCGCATGCCGCTGGCCAACTACACGTGCTACACGCCCACGCCATCGCCGGATGGCCGGTGGCTGGCGTTCGACCGCTCGTTCGAAGACCCGACAGCGTATCAGCCCGGCACGCTGGCCATCGTGCCGCTGCTGCCCGATGGCGCCGCCGACATGGACCACCTGATTGACCTGACCGACGTGCTCGACCGCAGCCTGGTCGCGTTCGCCTGGAGCCCCGATGGCCGCTTCCTCTATTTCACGCTCAATAAAGACGGCGCGATCAACCTGTGGCGGGCGCGCATCCCGCGCACCCCTCGCGCCCGGCGCATCGAGATTCAGCAAGTGACCGACGCCGTTCACGAGGTCAACGGGTTCAGCGCGCTGGCCGATGGCCGCGTAGTCTTCATCGCCAGCACACCAGACGACCCCAGCGCGCTCTACGAACTCGATCTGCGCGGACGCATCCGGCCGTTGTACCGGCCCAACGACAAGTTCCTGGCCGAGCATGGCGTCGGACACGTCGCAACCGTCCGCTATCGCTCGGACGGCCGCACGATCCAGGGGTGGGTGATTACGCCGCCGGATTTCGATCCCGGCAAGAAGTACCCGCTGATCGTGCAGATGCACGGTGGCCCGCACGTGATGTGGGGCGCGGCCACGCGCAGCATTTGGCATGAGTTCCAAGCGATGACCGCAGCCGGCTATGTGGTGTTCTACTGCAACCCACGCGGCTCCGATGGCTACGGCAGGGATTTCTGGCACGCCAACCGCGGGGACTGGGGCGACGGCCCGATGCGCGACGTGTTGCGCGGTGTGGACTTAGTTGCCGGTCGCGACTATATTGACGCTGAGCGGATGTGCTTGACCGGTGGGAGTTATGCCGGCTATCTGACGGCTTGGATCATCGGACGCGACCATCGTTTCGCCGCTGCCTGCGCTCAACGCGGCGTATACAACCTGGTGTCCATGCGCAACACGACGGACATCCCTTTCTTCAATGACCGAGAGATGGGCGGGATCACGCCATGGGACGACGTGCAGGCGCTGTGGGACAAATCGCCGATTTCGCTGGTGCCCAACATGCGGACGCCGCTGCTGATCGAGCACAGCGAACAAGACTATCGCGTGCCGATCGAACAGGCCGAGCAATTGTTCCAAGCCATGCGCTTACAGAAGAAGACGGTCGAGCTGGTGCGTTGGCCGCGTGAGGGCCATGAGCTTTCGCGCAACGGCGAGCCAAAGCATCGCGTCGAGCGCATCCAACGCATCCTCCGGTGGTTTAATACGTATGCACGTCGTGAGCAGTGA